A genomic stretch from Thermogemmatispora onikobensis includes:
- a CDS encoding GntR family transcriptional regulator translates to MIEKRLAIATEIEKEILAGKYGWEGGLPAASELAQKREVSLNTIKNALALLEGKGLIEKRGTGYYVRIIPTEMTSYLPPAHLRIRGGEGFVRNIGSIRTRLLPDHLAKLVDHQREVIYRMLLSGEIVEGKEKPIQLTHRYYLFPLSKEDLDRMQRDARFDPLWSDPRFSKELISSEEVCARLPTEGERDLLSLPESSPTAILSVREEIRDHESILMIQEIALSPRSALLFKFPFVNRP, encoded by the coding sequence ATGATAGAGAAACGCCTCGCCATCGCCACGGAAATAGAGAAGGAAATTCTGGCCGGCAAATATGGATGGGAAGGAGGTCTGCCCGCTGCAAGCGAGCTTGCCCAAAAAAGAGAAGTATCTCTCAACACGATTAAGAACGCTCTTGCCCTCCTCGAGGGCAAAGGGCTTATCGAGAAAAGAGGCACTGGCTATTATGTCCGAATCATTCCTACGGAAATGACATCATATCTCCCCCCAGCCCATCTCCGTATCAGGGGGGGAGAGGGATTTGTGCGGAATATCGGATCAATCCGAACCCGCTTGCTTCCAGACCACCTTGCAAAGTTAGTAGATCACCAACGAGAGGTAATCTACCGGATGCTTCTCTCTGGAGAAATAGTAGAGGGAAAAGAAAAGCCAATACAGCTCACCCATCGATATTACCTTTTCCCTCTCTCCAAGGAGGATCTCGATCGAATGCAGAGAGATGCCAGATTCGATCCCCTCTGGTCTGATCCCCGTTTTTCCAAGGAGTTGATCAGTTCCGAGGAGGTTTGTGCGCGCCTCCCCACCGAAGGAGAGCGTGATTTGCTCTCTTTGCCTGAATCTTCCCCAACCGCTATCCTAAGTGTGCGAGAAGAGATACGAGATCATGAATCAATCCTTATGATTCAGGAAATCGCTCTCTCTCCTCGATCTGCTCTCCTCTTCAAATTTCCGTTTGTCAATCGACCTTAA